From the genome of Chania multitudinisentens RB-25, one region includes:
- a CDS encoding carboxymuconolactone decarboxylase family protein gives MSIVSIPAFNQLPSEAQLRYQHQVEKHGRITNMKRTLLHSPTAFDALMSWYPLFDDLKALIGERSALFYAYAISTQNDCLICSTFFVKILKDKNISFAEFAFSAQEKLLIDYGRAIVRNPHQIDDAIFSTLQKQFDESGIVLLTAFAGLMIATNLINTVLNVPLDEYLFEYT, from the coding sequence TTGAGTATTGTCTCAATTCCAGCATTTAATCAGCTCCCATCAGAAGCGCAATTACGTTATCAACACCAGGTTGAAAAACATGGCCGGATAACCAATATGAAGCGCACGTTATTACACTCACCTACCGCCTTTGATGCTTTGATGTCTTGGTATCCGTTGTTTGATGACTTAAAAGCATTAATCGGCGAGCGGTCTGCACTCTTCTATGCCTATGCCATTTCCACACAGAATGACTGCCTGATTTGTAGTACATTTTTCGTTAAAATACTTAAAGATAAAAATATTTCTTTTGCAGAGTTTGCCTTCAGCGCGCAAGAGAAATTATTGATCGACTATGGGCGAGCAATCGTCCGCAATCCCCACCAAATTGACGATGCTATATTCAGCACGTTGCAAAAGCAATTTGATGAATCAGGCATTGTTTTGCTGACTGCTTTTGCTGGGCTAATGATAGCCACCAATTTAATCAATACGGTGTTAAATGTGCCTTTGGATGAGTATTTGTTTGAATATACCTAA
- a CDS encoding mycofactocin-coupled SDR family oxidoreductase: MTALFINKTVFITGAAKGQGKAVAIAFAKQGANIIAFDLGKKIAYPQYNEASVDDLARLQQEVEQAGGNILTFAGDVRNAQEVSAAVEQGVARFGTIDILFNNAGICAYGLSHELTEEAWDTMLDINLKGAWLVSKYVIPHFIRQKSGVIITNSSIGGLRGMNRLSHYAASKFALIGLTKSQAIELAPYNIRAISIHPTGVNTAMNDGLAAMEGATPQEIAERSAGNLLSVPWIEPEDVADSVLFLASDKARFITGSQFVLDAGLLTR, translated from the coding sequence ATGACTGCACTGTTTATCAATAAAACGGTATTTATTACCGGGGCCGCTAAAGGGCAAGGAAAAGCCGTGGCCATTGCTTTCGCCAAACAAGGGGCCAATATTATTGCTTTCGATCTCGGCAAAAAGATAGCCTACCCACAATATAACGAGGCTTCCGTCGACGATCTGGCACGCTTACAACAAGAAGTTGAACAGGCAGGAGGCAACATACTGACTTTTGCCGGAGATGTGCGTAATGCTCAGGAGGTGAGCGCTGCCGTGGAACAGGGCGTGGCTCGTTTCGGCACCATCGATATCCTGTTTAATAACGCTGGCATCTGCGCTTATGGGTTATCCCATGAACTGACGGAAGAAGCTTGGGACACCATGCTGGATATCAATCTAAAAGGCGCCTGGCTGGTATCAAAGTACGTGATCCCGCATTTCATTCGTCAAAAAAGTGGCGTCATTATCACCAATTCATCGATTGGCGGCCTGCGCGGCATGAATCGGCTCTCGCATTATGCCGCTTCTAAATTTGCACTGATCGGCCTGACCAAATCCCAGGCCATCGAACTGGCACCTTACAATATTCGTGCAATCAGTATTCATCCAACAGGCGTCAATACCGCCATGAACGACGGATTAGCCGCCATGGAAGGGGCTACCCCGCAAGAGATCGCCGAACGTTCAGCAGGCAACCTGTTATCTGTTCCCTGGATTGAACCGGAAGATGTCGCAGATTCGGTTTTGTTCCTCGCCAGCGATAAAGCCCGCTTTATTACCGGCAGCCAATTTGTGCTGGATGCCGGTCTTCTCACCAGATAA
- a CDS encoding transporter substrate-binding domain-containing protein, whose amino-acid sequence MMKHIIKKQLFLSALLLASLLSGNALANVIKVGTMGTYEPFSYQNKQGQLTGYDVDVLREVAKRDPSLQFEFIASPWDTLFPGLDADRFQILAQQLTSNPDRVKRYALTDNRYFTCVSQIIVQAGRTDIHSLQDLQGKKIGLTVGDSFTRLVEDWNQQHGNILNIVYYEQDISTILQDIASGRIDATVNDPIMAQSKAAKQGLNISAVGERLAADPTFFIVKKDPAGLALKQRVDAALQSLREDGTLSRLSVEHFGVDYTQ is encoded by the coding sequence ATGATGAAACACATAATAAAAAAACAGCTGTTTCTGTCGGCGCTGCTGTTGGCATCGTTGCTCAGCGGCAATGCGCTAGCCAACGTGATCAAAGTTGGCACTATGGGAACCTATGAGCCCTTCAGTTACCAGAATAAGCAAGGGCAACTGACGGGGTACGACGTAGATGTGCTACGTGAAGTGGCCAAACGTGATCCCAGCCTGCAATTCGAGTTTATTGCCTCACCGTGGGATACGCTGTTTCCCGGGCTGGATGCTGACCGTTTTCAAATATTGGCTCAACAGCTCACTTCTAACCCGGATCGCGTGAAGCGTTATGCGCTGACGGATAACCGCTATTTCACCTGCGTTTCACAGATTATCGTGCAGGCCGGCCGCACCGACATTCATTCGCTGCAAGATTTACAGGGCAAGAAGATCGGGCTGACGGTGGGCGATTCCTTTACCCGTCTGGTGGAAGATTGGAACCAGCAGCACGGCAACATCCTGAATATCGTTTATTACGAACAGGACATCTCAACCATTCTGCAAGACATTGCCAGCGGGCGCATTGATGCCACCGTTAATGATCCCATCATGGCACAAAGTAAAGCGGCCAAGCAGGGCTTGAATATCAGCGCGGTCGGTGAGCGCCTGGCGGCCGATCCAACGTTCTTTATTGTGAAAAAAGATCCCGCAGGGCTGGCGCTGAAACAGCGGGTTGACGCCGCATTACAATCACTGCGTGAGGACGGTACGCTTTCACGTCTTTCTGTCGAACATTTCGGCGTGGATTATACACAATAG
- a CDS encoding amino acid ABC transporter permease: protein MVQLFDVQYMIDSIPTIAKGIPVSLSITLVAFIFGALIGLAVALLRIYRVAGITQLAILYVSFMRGTPLVVQIFLAYYGIPLLLRVLAIHSNISQIPAIYFVYVAFSLNVGAYLSETLRSAILSVAPGQFEAAYSIGMTTPQALGKIVLPQALTMALPNIGNQFIMLLKDTSLAFIAAVPEIMGEAKIIAGRTSQFFEVYVVAALIYWAICLLCELFLSLIEHRARKHTAKGS from the coding sequence ATGGTTCAGCTATTTGATGTTCAGTACATGATCGATTCAATTCCCACCATTGCCAAGGGTATTCCTGTTTCCTTGTCGATTACGCTGGTTGCCTTTATTTTTGGTGCCCTCATCGGGCTGGCTGTGGCGCTGTTACGCATCTACCGGGTCGCCGGGATCACGCAATTGGCGATCCTGTACGTTTCTTTTATGCGCGGAACCCCACTGGTGGTCCAGATTTTTCTGGCCTATTACGGTATTCCACTGCTGCTGCGAGTGCTGGCGATCCACAGCAATATCAGCCAAATTCCTGCCATTTATTTTGTTTATGTGGCCTTTTCTCTCAATGTAGGGGCCTATCTCTCTGAAACTCTCCGTTCGGCGATCCTGTCCGTCGCTCCAGGGCAGTTCGAAGCCGCTTATTCGATTGGTATGACCACCCCGCAGGCCCTGGGCAAAATTGTGCTGCCGCAGGCATTAACCATGGCACTGCCCAACATTGGTAACCAATTCATTATGTTACTCAAAGATACTTCACTGGCGTTCATCGCCGCCGTCCCAGAAATCATGGGGGAAGCGAAGATTATTGCCGGGCGAACATCCCAATTCTTTGAAGTGTACGTGGTTGCCGCACTGATTTATTGGGCGATCTGTTTACTCTGCGAGCTGTTTCTGAGCCTGATAGAGCACCGCGCCAGAAAACATACTGCCAAAGGAAGCTAG
- a CDS encoding amino acid ABC transporter ATP-binding protein produces MIEVSRLEKRYAGNHVLKGIDFHVRQSETVAIIGPSGSGKSTLIRCLNLLEQPSAGSIRIEHQQVHAGAISKKTIHALRQHTGMVFQAFNLFPHLTTLENVTQGLITVQRKSRTQAQEEGMHFLTKVGMAAKAQSYPAQLSGGQQQRVAIARTLAMQPKVLLMDEPTSALDPELVQEVLQVIRAIAQEAITTVIVTHELRFAQEVADRVMFIDGGKIIEFAPPAEIFQRPKQPRTALFLSKYLEAEYAI; encoded by the coding sequence ATGATTGAAGTGAGCAGGCTGGAAAAGCGTTATGCAGGGAATCATGTCCTGAAGGGGATAGATTTCCATGTGCGGCAGTCAGAAACTGTTGCTATTATTGGGCCTTCAGGCTCGGGCAAATCGACCTTGATCCGCTGCCTGAACCTGCTGGAGCAACCTTCTGCGGGCAGTATTCGTATTGAGCATCAGCAGGTCCACGCTGGTGCCATCAGTAAGAAAACCATTCACGCATTACGCCAGCATACCGGTATGGTGTTCCAAGCGTTTAATCTGTTCCCACACCTGACCACGCTGGAAAATGTCACCCAAGGCTTGATAACGGTTCAGCGTAAATCACGCACTCAGGCCCAGGAAGAAGGAATGCACTTTCTCACCAAGGTAGGTATGGCGGCAAAAGCACAAAGTTATCCCGCCCAGCTCTCTGGGGGGCAACAACAACGGGTGGCGATCGCCCGCACCCTCGCTATGCAACCCAAAGTGCTCCTGATGGATGAACCCACCTCGGCACTGGACCCGGAATTGGTGCAAGAGGTGTTACAGGTGATCCGTGCTATTGCCCAAGAAGCCATCACCACGGTGATTGTTACTCATGAACTGCGTTTTGCTCAGGAAGTGGCCGATCGGGTCATGTTTATCGACGGCGGGAAAATCATTGAATTTGCCCCACCCGCAGAGATATTCCAGCGCCCGAAACAGCCGCGTACCGCGCTGTTTCTGAGCAAATATTTAGAGGCGGAATACGCCATTTGA